A portion of the Ptiloglossa arizonensis isolate GNS036 chromosome 11, iyPtiAriz1_principal, whole genome shotgun sequence genome contains these proteins:
- the LOC143152712 gene encoding zinc finger matrin-type protein 2, giving the protein MSMRPDDHRRKWNREEYERIALQRLQDEIAEEELGIPKQPAVKRELLKQRDYKVDLESKLGKSVVINKNTPSSQTGGYYCNVCDCVVKDSINFLDHINGTKHQRNLGMSMKIERSTLEQVKARFAMNKKKLEEKKKDYDLEQRVKELKEEEEKIKEYRKEKRKDKKRKIEEANEDNGGPSDEMAAIMGFSGFGSKKK; this is encoded by the exons ATGTCTATG CGACCTGACGATCATAGACGAAAATGGAACAGAGAGGAATACGAAAGAATAGCTCTTCAACGTCTCCAGGATGAAATTGCCGAAGAGGAGCTGGGAATTCCAAAACAACCAGCTGTGAAAAGGGAGTTGCTTAAACAACGAGATTATAAAGTTGATCTTGAGTCTAAATTAGGAAAAAGTGTtgttattaacaaaaatacaccaTCCTCCCAAACTGGAGG gTATTATTGTAATGTCTGTGATTGCGTTGTCAAggattcaattaattttttagaCCACATCAATGGAACAAAAC atCAACGTAATTTGGGTATGTCAATGAAAATAGAACGTTCTACATTAGAACAGGTTAAAGCTCGTTTTGCAATGAATAAGAAAAAattagaagagaaaaaaaaggattaTGATTTAGAACAAAGGGTAAAAGAGTTAAAAGAAGag GAAGAGAAAATTAAGGAGTAcaggaaagaaaaaaggaaagataaGAAGAGGAAAATTGAAGAAGCTAATGAAGATAATGGGGGACCTTCTGATGAAATGGCAGCGATaatgggtttctcaggttttgGTTCTAAAAAAAAGTGA